A window from Mangifera indica cultivar Alphonso chromosome 2, CATAS_Mindica_2.1, whole genome shotgun sequence encodes these proteins:
- the LOC123208508 gene encoding triacylglycerol lipase OBL1-like — protein sequence MASKVSYENKAYIKTVVTQHWKMEFLGSHAYWNDFQGKATTHAFMLYDKNDTIVVSFRDTETFAAESWSSNVDLSWYEIDGIGNIHAGFMKALGLLRVKDWPQDINNQTDNRPAALAYYAIREELREFISRNNRAKSILTGHSLGDAVAILFAAILAFHEETELLERLEGVYTFGQPRVGDKKSAEFMTNKLKENAINYARFVYSNDVVARLPFDNSELMFKHFGQCLHFNSFYKAKVVAELPNKNYFSPLAAIPIRINAVWQLARSFNLWRMKGKEYREGGLMGVLRAIGLCQRYSPGNHPQQIVMTLPFRHSLLPTALLGAAIDEDESSSSTTTPRKAARRRSHKSSLSITAPERAARRRSHQRGRVVA from the exons ATGGCATCCAAAGTATCATATGAGAACAAAGCATATATCAAAACTGTGGTTACCCAACACTGGAag ATGGAATTTTTAGGATCCCATGCCTACTGGAACG ATTTTCAAGGAAAAGCCACAACACATGCCTTTATGctttatgataaaaatgataCCATTGTTGTGTCCTTCAGAGATACTGAAACTTTTGCTGCAGAATCATGGAGTTCTAACGTTGATCTCTCTTGGTATGAGATAGATGGCATCGGCAACATTCATGCCGGGTTCATGAAGGCTCTAGGTTTACTAAGGGTCAAAGATTGGCCCCAAGATATTAATAACCAAACCGACAACCGCCCAGCGGCCTTAGCATACTATGCCATCAGGGAAGAGTTAAGAGAATTTATAAGCAGAAACAATAGAGCAAAATCCATATTGACAGGCCATAGTTTAGGTGATGCAGTGGCTATACTCTTTGCAGCGATTTTGGCATTTCATGAGGAGACGGAGTTATTGGAGAGGCTGGAGGGGGTTTACACATTTGGCCAGCCCAGGGTAGGAGATAAAAAGTCTGCAGAGTTCATGACAAACAAGTTAAAAGAGAATGCCATTAATTACGCTCGCTTTGTTTATAGCAATGATGTTGTTGCTAGATTGCCTTTTGATAACTCTGAGCTCATGTTCAAGCACTTTGGGCAGTGCCTACACTTCAACAGCTTCTATAAAGCAAAG GTAGTTGCAGAATTACCAAACAAAAACTACTTCTCACCATTAGCGGCAATACCCATTAGGATAAATGCAGTTTGGCAACTGGCAAGAAGCTTTAATTTATGGCGCATGAAGGGGAAGGAGTATAGAGAAGGGGGGCTGATGGGAGTGCTGAGGGCTATTGGATTATGTCAACGCTACTCCCCTGGGAATCACCCCCAGCAGATT GTGATGACTCTTCCTTTCCGACACAGTCTTCTTCCAACGGCTCTTCTGGGAGCAGCCATCgacgaagacgagtcgtcttcgtcAACCACCACTCCTAGGAAGGCCGCCCGAAGGAGATCACATAAGTCATCTTTGTCGATTACTGCTCCTGAAAGAGCCGCCCGAAGGAGATCACATCAGAGAGGAAGAGTCGTCGCCTAG